The genomic window aagacaagaaCAACACTATATAGgaaaacagtaacaaaaaacCTTCTTAAAACAAGAAATCCCTGAGCATATGGTATTGGCAAGGCTCAGTTACCATGAGGAACAGTTCCTGAGGATGTGATAGTGTGTCCAGTAACTGCACATATTCTTTCATCCATGACTGTTTATTAACTATTAGAATTATGTGCATCAGTTAACTGAAGTTGGATGGATTTAAATGTTCTTTacagatttatgtttttatcatttaaaaagttACTTATCATTTACTCTATTTTTCCTGTCACTCAGTGAGCAGTAAACTTTGCTGTTGCAATTTTTATTTACTCACTGAGATCTGAGAAATCCACCTCCTCCCCATCAGAGTTGATCAGACCTCCTATTTCTTGCTGATCTTCCTCGGCGAGGATCACAGCTGGTCCAAAGTCGTCTGGGTTTTCAGAGCCCATCTCTCAAATATACAACCTTGTACATGTGAACAATCAAGAGTCAGTAAACAGACATTCAATATGCAATTAATGAATGTACATACAGCAAAACATGGCCACAAGTTTCCAGTTGTGGCAGACAAGTGAGCATCCACTGCCTGTTGTGGACTCTTTGGACTACTATAGGCAAACACTGATCTAACATTGGCTCTCACATTCATGAGGTGCAGTGAGAAATAATAACTATGTGTTAGTGTCACACTGCAAGAGACTACCAAATCCATCTGTTTGGGGAATACATTCAACATGTGGCTACAATTTTATAAACATAACACTAGCATTTTGTGCTAAATGGTTTCTGGTCTCAAAAACATCAGTCCAGCTCAAAAAGATGCAATTACACTTTCCTTAATTTATTAGTATCTCCCAGATTTTATATTAAAGATAAAGAATTTTATCAGAAGTATTTCATAACATTTATGACAAGCTTGCAGCAGTGATGTGGATGAATTATATCAGTGGTTTAAGATATTTTTATGACTCAGTGAGCCCTACAAAACAATTCATCACGCTATTTAAACCAAGAAGTGCTTTAGAGCAAACgatttattgatttatctgtTAGTCAACTAACAGAATATCAATCTGAAACTCTTTCGAGAAAGATTGattctttgtcatttttcaagcaaatatTCCAAACATTTACTGATTAAAGCCTCTCAgatgtgatgatttgctgctttactTTGCCATGTCCaaatgtaaactgaatatctgggGGTTTGGGGCATTTGGTCACATAAAACTATTAATCTTCATAATTTTGTGCTTTGGTAAATTACAATATTATCATTACTGATCGAGCTTCTTTCTGATGAACTGCAGATaaatcaatgatgaaaataactgttactTGCAGCTCTAGTGAGCTTTATCTCTTTATGTTGCAATCATTTATGAAAAATAATCCACCCAAAGATTCATTCAGTGACTGTGGCtgtctttcatattttatttgtgttcagCATTAGATTTtcagcctccagcagcagatCTCAATGGGGACAGTAAGGGGTGGGAAAGTATTCTTGTCACTGGTCCCTTTCCACAGGGTGTGATAGGAGGAGGGGGTCAGCTAAACAACAGTGTCTCCTCCCTGGAAGACATCCATTGTCCTGCTCgaggacacttcagcagagcGGATGCTTTGTTTTGACGGGGCTTTGAACCTGCCCGGGCCTTTGGAGCTGAAGGACAGTCCACCTTAAGACGCCTTCACAATTAAGACTCATAACTAACAACTACTCAGGGGCAGCACTGTTGCTTATGAAATTATGTTGCAGTGTCAACTATCAAAATAATTTCATGTGCTTCCAATGGGATTTAAATGTTCAGGGCAAGCACATCTTATCGTGCATCAGCAGTGAGCAGCTCGGCTAGCTCAGTAGCATTAGCTAAGAGGGACTCATTTTTGCTCcatgcatttaaatgtaaatacttGTGATTTAAGTTTGTCAGCAATCCGGTTTGACTAACCTGTTGGTATTTATGCAGCGGTAATAAAAGCCATTACATCAGGAGCACACGCACACTGCAGCAGACATCAGTGTTTGACCTCTGAATGAGTCTCTGTCGTGATGTGACCAGCGCTCTGGTCAACGACCACCTCAGAGAAACTGTTATTAGCCAGCTAGCCACAGACATGGCGTTCACTAGCTCTGATTATCTTAGCAATTAGCTAACGATTAGCTCCACTAAACTACAGTAACAAATAACGAAGATATGTTCTGACAGATTCACCATCGAGTCCAATGTGAAGATAAAAACTCTGCTGCAAATTTCACCTCCGCTCGTCTAACACTCGCTAACTTAGCTAGCTAACAACAGACAATAGACATTTTGACCAACCTCAGCATAGATTTTTCCCTCAGGTAAAAAGTAGTCGCTCGAAAGAAGTTTATTGAAACGACTTGGCAATATGACtacttctctctcattttcatgCCCAATGTGCTCAACTAGCGTGCCTATTTAATGTCGACCAACTCATGAGTTAAGTTAAATAAGCGTTTGGATCTGATGATAACCTCTCTAGCTTTAGCGGCTAGCCATCAACATTCAACGTAAAAACTTCCGGTTGGCTTTTAAACCACAATAAAAGCCCCAGTATTATAACGCCTTACagttaagttttattttcttagaTATCAGATAAATAACGCTCACACAAATTAAGACTactcaaactgtaaaaataataataagaagaagaagaagaagaaggagaagaagaagaagtcaaagtctaagaagaagaagaagaaatgtagTAGAGTAAAAAGTATACATCggtataaaatggaaatactcaagtaaaatacatcaaaattaTACTTATAAATGTCCTTACTTTCCACAACAGTCCTGGAgtcaaacactgtaaacaaagcATGAAGGTTCAAAACctcttttgttttgatgatgcTGGATTTTTCAGGCTTGTTGGACTGGTTGGAAATACTGCGTCAGAACACACTCCTCCTGGAGGAACTAGAGAACATGGCTGAGGAATAAAAATCATTTGGGCTACTCTGCTTACTGACACCTAGAACAATTTACAATACTGAgcagtgatggatggatggataatgcTGAAAGACAATGTCTGGCTCCTGACGAGAGGCAGGAGGTgcacatcaggaaaaaaaatgtggtgtgaGACAATACCTTTTCACAGTAGTAACTCTAAGGTGTTAAACACAGGTGTGAATAAGAACATTATTATCTCTTATTGCAGGAAGTACAGGAACAGAACCACAGTTAATGTTATTACatccacctgtgtttttccagcTATAACAAGTCAAAAAGTCTTCTAAAAGCATTTTGATGTTAACAAAGGCATCAATAGGCAGGAAAAGGAAACAGGCAGGTCTAAATATTTCTATAAAacttaatatattaatatattattaacCTTAATATATTATgctaaaaacacactttttggGGGCAGCTTCAAAAGATATGACACAAAAACTTTAGGAACCAATACTTCAGTTAATAAAATACAGTCCCTACAATGACACTGGTAACACTGATATTATGGTCCTGCTACATGGTCATAATAATCCAATGCATAAGGAATATTATAATTATGTATTAagatacaaaaaacaaacaaacatattagGCAATGTTGcatgtgaaatatattttaaaatacaggATGTTGTGATCTGTGGAGTCAAATTATTAGATGAAATCAAGTCTGGCCCACAGTCACGATCAAGTGAatcaaaaagagaaacacacagaaaatcattAACAATGACTCACaatattatgatttattttcttcaatGCTATGGTCCAATACAAGTAACATTAGAACAGACTGTAATAATTCTGTATGCCGTACTATCACATGACTATTACAATATTCCTTGGCCAATCACTGCAGTTATTTGAAAGATATTTATTTAACTTCACATAGTAATAAATGGGTAAAGTGTAGTAAATGTAGTTAGTTTGTATGTCTGTTCAGATTACTATAAATTTCCCAGATcacattaatgtttatttaccactaacagctgctgttttggtCTCCCCAGAGGTTTTGTTGGTAGTTTTGGCTTCTTGTTGTGAACGGTCAGATGTGCTTGATAACCTTGAGAGTAATAGAAGCACTTGCCACATTTCTCACAAGTATAcggtttctctccagtgtgaacTCTCATGTGAACTTTCAGAGTATATGCTCTGGAGTAGCTTTTACCACAGATAGAGCAGAGATGAGGCCGCTCTCCTGTGTGAGTCTTAAGGTGCCCGTCGAGGTGGGAGGATTGTGAAAACGACCTCCCACACTGATCACAGTGAAAGTTCTTCTCTCCAGTGTGTCTCAACTGGTGTTTTTTAAGTGATTCTGCGGTGACGAAGCTCTTTCCACACTCTGAACAGTGGAAAAGTGAATCTCCAGTGTGAATGCGcttatgtaatttaaaataatattcgTTTTTGAAAGTCTTGGCACAGTCAGGACACTCGTAAGGCTTTTTGTGAGTCTCTCTGTGTTCTTCCAGCTGTTGTTTCTGAGGGAAGTCCATTCCACAATCCCCACATACATgaactgcaacagaagattccTTAGGAGGAGTCGTCTCTTTAACTAACGTCCAATTTGGCAGCTCTcctgtgagaaaaacaaacacatgtatagTCATTGTCGGACAGTTCTGCACTGTTAAGGCAcagtcacaccagcatttaaaataaacatatggAATAAAATGTCAGGGTGGAGTAAAAGGCATAGTACAAAGAAAATAGAGAGGATCTTAGAGGTTGTATCGCAGTTGTGTCTGGAGACTGTGGATGTTTCTGTCTAGgtttcagaatcattacacTGCTACTGATTAATATTTTTGAATTTGTATATACTATGCCCTTAAAGTCAGGTTACACCAGAAAGTGGTCCAACAATTGAGAAATATGTGGATCTTAAAGCTTGGTGACTGCTTGTAGATCTAGGTGGTAAACTGCTTATTGCCCTATTTAGTTCTAGTTAGAGCAAGCTGTACATTCGGTAACACATGCCTGtggtatatacacacacacccacccgCAGGTAAAAACTCCTTGTTGTTTCTGACCTTTGTGAACTTTCATGTGTGTTTTGAGGTTTCCGCTCTGGGTGAATCCTCGTCCACATATGAAGCACTTAAACGGTCTTTTTCCTGAGTGGATCACAAGGTGTCGCTGCAGATGGTGGTTGTGAGCGAAAACTCTTCCACAGGTCGGACAGTCGTACTTCTTCTTGGGTCTTCGTTGCTCCTGGTATCGTTTTGGCTCCACTGAAGACTTTTCCTGAAGCTGTTCATGGAAGCGTTGCTGATCCTCAGGCTCTtgctttatttcagtttgtactgaagaagagaaaaatcacaaGCGGGGATAAGTATGGCAAGGTAACGAGTCTGATGGGATAAATCTATTAAtacttatttttatattcaacGGTGTATCAGTACCTCAGTTTGTGGAGAAACTGCTCATAGGTTACATTTTAATCCCCTAAATGACAGATCTACAGATACAACCAGCCCACAGATCCCTGGCGCAGAGGCCGAACCACAGCTCACCTCCGAAATCCATCGTTGTCAGCTTTCTCTAGTACAGTTTAAGGCGATGGTTCTCAAAAAGCCATGGCAAAAGGTTCGGAGAACCAATGTTGTCTTTGGTCCACGTGGTAATACAACAACGTAAAGCAAACAAGAACGTGGAAAAAGTCCGAAAAAAGGAAGGTATCCGGTTCCAGACACCGTTCACCGACAGCCGTCTTCCACCGACGCGGTACCGGTGCCCTCTCTACAACCGGTTCCACGCATTTCCACCGAAAACAGTCCGGTGCCGGTGCACTGCTCCATAGAATTCCTGGACCAAAAGTTGTGACGTATGACGTCACTGACTGTGGGAGGGGCGAGGAGCAACCGTAAAAAATTATCCGCCAGATTCTATTTATATCATCTGTTTGTATATCATCTTGTATTTTTTCGCAAGATGTCTGTACATTTATTTCCAAATACACTGTTTTTTAAGTTTACCTTTCTTATGATAATGTattatttggttttgttttactcGCCCCTCTACCAAAGCAAATATCAGCAATTTGATTTGAATACTTGCAAAATATCGTGTTCATAAATTTGAGTTTCCAATCATAAACAACCCTTTTCAAATTTTGAGAAcgaaataaaacaacacagagcatCTATCctataatctaaaaaaaaaaaaaaaaaaaaaaaaaaaaaaaaagcgataAAAGCCTTGCATTGTACTGTGTACAACGTTTTTGTGAGCTGATCTATTATTTCTGTCGGTGTTCTGATCCCCTAGCAATTCCTACTCATGTATTTCCTGTATGTTTACCATTCTCTTTATTGATACAATTTAAAATAGAGGGAAACAATTAGAAATTATCCGCTATTTTGAGAAAACATGCGCGATTATGTCTACATATCTGATATGAATGCTGTTCGCGGTCGCTACACGCAGGCAACCTTCAAACGCAAGATGTAATGACTTTAAAAGTAAATTTATAAAAAGCAAGCAGTACGTAGTTGCGTTCGATCAGCCATGATTTCTTTCGAACGGATGTGATTCCAACTTCCGTTACGTAACTTTCGTCTTCTTGTGACGTTAATTGGCGGCTGTCAAACAAGGAATTGGTGCATTACCGCCACCAACTGGTATGGCGTGTGGTCTACGTAACGTTCCGTTATTGTCTATCTGCCACAACCAAAGTTCAAAGAATATGATCAAGTATTACAGGCTGTAAATGAGTGTAACTGATGTGGATTTGATACCACCTCCTATGCTAGATGATTAATAAAACTTTCTTTCTCTATGGTTTTACTtggtaaaatatttaaaatgttccaGTTCACTGTTGTTATTCTGGTTTTGAATTGAGGGGACACAGTGAAATCAATCCCATTAAGTGTGATGCGATATCAAGTATTTAAGCtgatgattttaaatgtaaaaagcaCCAAAGTAATGACAAAACTGAAAGAAGatacacaacttttttttggTTACAAGAAACCCATTTATCACAAGAGAAATGGGGCCAATTATAATCACATCAACCAAAACATAGGAAAGGATATAGAAGGATGGTCCACTTACCCAGTGGATTTCAGCAAAGAAATAAATGcggtgaaaatgaaaaatttgaATCTTTGCCAGTGAGATGCTACCAAAACAACcgaaatagaaaaaaaatggatAAGTTAGTATCTAGATTTATTTGGGGAGGGAATAAAGCTGGAGTCTGAGTTATTAGGATATACATTTTCAGGACGTGTTCCATTTCATACCAAGTAAATATAACTAAAGAAGTGCTGAAGGAAGATAATTACTTGATCAAAATTCTACTCACAGCTGGTAGGGAGGCTATTACAAGAAgcaataaattatttattctcTAAGAGTTTAAGTTTAGAAATAAAGACATGGCAGTGTATGATTTCTACTGACAATGGAAATTACTGCATAAGAGCTTTAATAAGCAAACAGTAGCCAAAATAACATTCTGAATTGTAAAATGTAACCCCCTGTTTGGAGTTGTAGGTTCTGATGTTGGttacttgttttatttttgaatgtacCACATAAAAACAATAAGCTCAATACAAGTAACAATAGAGCAGACTGTACACCATATACTTTTCGATCATGATTCCTGCCATACATTTTCCAAAtgacattattgtttatttaccaCTAACAGCTCCTGTTTTGGTCTCCCCCGAGGTTTTGTTGGTAGTTTTGGCTTCTTGTTGTGAACAGTCAGATGTGCTTGATAACCTGGAGAGTAATAGAAGCCCTTGCCACATTTCTCACAAGTAtatggtttctctccagtgtgaacTCTCATGTGAACTTTCAGAGTATATGCTCTAGAGTAACTTTTACCACAGACTGGGCAGAGATAAGGCCGCTCTCCTGTGTGAGTTTTGAGGTGCACGTCAAGGTGAGTGGATTGTGTAAACGACCTCCCACACTGATCACAATGGAAATTCCTCTCTCCAGTGTGTCTCAACAGGTGTTTTTTAAGTGCATCTGCTGTAACGCAGCTCTTTCCACACTCTGAGCAGAGGAAAGGTGAATCTCCAGTGTGAATGCGCTTATGTAATTTGaaataatattcatttttgAAAGTCTTGGCACAGTCAGGACACTCGTAAGGCTTTTTGTGAgtctctttgtgttcttccaGCTGTTGTCTCTGGGGAAAGTCCATTCCACAATCCCCACATACATGAAATGTCACAGGAGGTTTTTCAGGAGTCGCCGCCTCTTTAACTAATGTCCATTTTGGTAACTCTCCTgtttgaaaaacagacacatttataGCTGTTATTGTTGGACAGTTTAGGGCATAGCatatgaaaatttaaaaaatattagtCAATAATTTCTACACAGAagtcaaaacaacacttttGAACATAAAATACTGTAGTGTAAACATGATTTGATCTACATGATTTATCTTTATTCAACTGGGAAGAACAATTAAGCTACAGGTATTATTAAGGTAAAGCTTAGAAGATTTTACTGAAAGACACATGACCACAAGGCTgtgtataaaaaagaaaaaaggtgtCACTAGGACAACAGCTCCTTGTTGTTTCTGACCTTTGTGAACTTTCATGTGTGTTTTGAGGTTTCCGCTCTGAGTGAATCCTCGTCCACATATGAAGCACTTAAATGGTCTTTTTCCTGAGTGGATCACAAGGTGTCGCTGCAGACAGGttctgagagagaaaactctTCCACAGGTTGGACAAGCATGTTTCTTCTTGGGTCTGCGTGGCTCCTGGTATTGTTTTGGCTCTACTGAGGGTTTTTCCTGAGATTGTTCATCGAAGCATTGTTCATCCTCAGGTTCTtgctttatttcagtttctcctggggaagaaaaaaaaaaatcacaagctAGTGTAAATATGCTGCTGCTTATAAATTAAATGCTAATCCCCGAAATGACAGATCTACAGATACAACCAGCACACAGATTCCTGGCCCAGAAGTCAAACCCCAGCTCACCTTCGAGATCCATCGTTGTCGACTTTCTCCAGAACAGTGTTAAGGTGATGGTTCTCAAAAAGCCATGGCAAAAGAAAATCCAATTCGAAGAATGAATGCTGTCCTTTGGCTTCGTGGTAATACAACATAAAGGAAAGAGCAGCGCTAAAAGTGTCCTGAAATAGGAAGGTGTCCAATTCCATACACCGTTCACTAGCAGCCCTTTTCCACCGACGCGGTATAGGGGCCTATTCTAGAGCCGGTTCCatacatttgttttccaccGAAAACAGTCCGGTGCCGGTTCCCTGCTCCACAAAACTCCTGGTCCAAAAGTTGTAACAAATGATGTCAGTGGCCGTGGAAGGAGATATCGCACTAAATTCTTCGTCAGTTTCTGTTTAAATCGTCCATTTGGTTTTGACGTTGTACTTTCTGAATTGTCTCCTTCCTGTGATAATGTATAGTTTGTCTTTTTACTCACCCTTACGCCCTTCCCTGTCAGTGTTCTGATTCCCTGGTATTAACTCTTCGTGTATTCTCTGTATGCTTACCGTGCTAATAACTGAgacatttaaaacaagaaaaagaaattctccgccattttaaagaaaacatgagaaatTATGTTCACATATCTGTCATGAATGCTGTTCGCGGTCGCTACACGCAGGGCAACCTAAATGTGACGACTTTAAAAGCAGATTTATAAAAAGCAAGCAGGTAGAATTCTGTCAGCCATGATTTCGCTCCAACGGAAATGACCCCGAGTTCCGCTACGTAACGTTCTTCTTCTTGTGACGTTCAGTGGCGGTTGACAAACAACGAACTGTTGCATTACCGCCACCAACTGGAATGGAGTGTGGACTACGTAAGGTTCGGATACTGAACGTTAATATTACGTAGTCGAATGGATATGCACACATTCATAGACAAGTGTGTCTGTCACAATCCAGGTTTAAAGAATATCAGATATTACAGTATATAGGTGAGCATAATTTCATACAGCCTTCTATGCTAGATGACTGAGAGAGACTAACAAAATATTAGAACTAGAATGTGTAAATTGACCCATATAGAACAGGCCTTTTCTTGGAGTTAGGCTTTCTCCCACAACTTGAAAAAGAAAGCCAGAGTCTGATACACTATACTCCGATTTTTAGGACATATTTCTATATAACCCAGGTCAGGCCGTTAGTGAACTGGTGTGAAGACAGCTTTAATGGAAAGAGATTGAGACATATATCCCTAAGACGACAAGCAAGCTGGCAACATTGTAGCCAATCATACACATATCTTCTGGTGTCACCCAAAACCAGTCTGAGATATTATCCATTTTATACCTGGTAAAGAAGTGCTGAAGGAAGATAATTACTTGGTCAAAATTCTTCTCACAGCTGGGAGGGAGGCTATTACAAGAAGCTGGCCTGAAACAGACCTGCCCAGATGTGGACAATGGTTAGATATAGTACAGGATTTGTGATGGAGAAAATGACTTATTCTCTGAGTGAAGGAAGATGAGTTTAACAGAAAATGGGAAAATTGGATTAAGTTTAGAAGTAAAGCCATGGCTGTGTATGATTTCTACTGATAGCAACGGAAATTACCGTATAAAAGTTTTAATAAGCACAAGCCAAAATAACGTTATGAGTTGTAAAATGTAATCCTTACTTTCTAGTTGTAGGTTCTGATGTTAGttacttgttttatttttgaatgtacAACATAAAAGCAATTAAGACAAAAGTGGGGAAAAAACCCACAGAAGTCCAATACAAGTAACAATAGAGCAGAGTGTACACCATATACTTTTCTATCACATATGATTCCTGCCATACATTTTCCATAtgacattattgtttatttaccaCTAACAGCTCCTGTTTTGGTCTCCCCCGAGGTTTTGATGGTAGTTTTGGCTTCTTGTCGTGAATCTTAAGATGCGTTCGATAACCTTGAGAGTAATAGAAGCACTTGCCACATTTCTCACAAGTATAcggtttctctccagtgtgaacTCTCATGTGAACTTTCAGGTCACATGCTTTGGAGTAGCTTTTACCACAGATAGAGCAGAGATGAGGCCGCTCTCCTGTGTGAGTTTTGAGGTGGACGTTGAGGATGGAGGATTGTGAAAACGACCTCCCACACTGATCACAGTAAAAGTTCTTCTCTCCAGTGTGTCTCAACTGGTGTTTTTTAAGTGCATCTGCTGTAACGCAGCTCTTTCCACACTCTGAGCAGAGGAAAGGTGAATCTCCAGTGTGAATGCGCTTATGTAATTTAAAGTAATATTCATTTTTGAAAGTCTTGGCACAGTCAGGACACTCGTAAGGCTTTTTGTGAGTCTCTCTGTGTTCTTCCAGCTGTTGTTTCTGAGGGAAGTCCATTCCACAATCCCCACATACATgaactgcaacagaagattcTTCAGGAGTCGTCGTCTCTTTAACTAACGTCCAATTTGGCAGCTCTcctgtgagaaaaacaaacacatgtatagTCATTGTCGGACAGTTCTGCACTGTTAAGGCAcagtcacaccagcatttaaaacaaGATTAGGTCAAAAACTAGTATATGGCTGGACCACCCTTTATCTGTTTAGCTCTTTTCTACTCTGTGCtctcatatacagtattttaatacattattatacattattacatgtttgtttctgttgtcagacgGTGGAGCAGGCAGGTGTCACTAGGACAACAGCTCCTTGTTGTTTCTGACCTTTGTGAACTTTCATGTGTGTTTTGA from Lates calcarifer isolate ASB-BC8 linkage group LG5, TLL_Latcal_v3, whole genome shotgun sequence includes these protein-coding regions:
- the LOC127142450 gene encoding gastrula zinc finger protein XlCGF8.2DB isoform X2, with product MDFGVQTEIKQEPEDQQRFHEQLQEKSSVEPKRYQEQRRPKKKYDCPTCGRVFAHNHHLQRHLVIHSGKRPFKCFICGRGFTQSGNLKTHMKVHKGQKQQGVFTCGRAAKLDVS
- the LOC108887208 gene encoding zinc finger protein 239 → MDLEGETEIKQEPEDEQCFDEQSQEKPSVEPKQYQEPRRPKKKHACPTCGRVFSLRTCLQRHLVIHSGKRPFKCFICGRGFTQSGNLKTHMKVHKGELPKWTLVKEAATPEKPPVTFHVCGDCGMDFPQRQQLEEHKETHKKPYECPDCAKTFKNEYYFKLHKRIHTGDSPFLCSECGKSCVTADALKKHLLRHTGERNFHCDQCGRSFTQSTHLDVHLKTHTGERPYLCPVCGKSYSRAYTLKVHMRVHTGEKPYTCEKCGKGFYYSPGYQAHLTVHNKKPKLPTKPRGRPKQELLVVNKQ
- the LOC127142450 gene encoding zinc finger protein 239 isoform X1 is translated as MDFGVQTEIKQEPEDQQRFHEQLQEKSSVEPKRYQEQRRPKKKYDCPTCGRVFAHNHHLQRHLVIHSGKRPFKCFICGRGFTQSGNLKTHMKVHKGELPNWTLVKETTPPKESSVAVHVCGDCGMDFPQKQQLEEHRETHKKPYECPDCAKTFKNEYYFKLHKRIHTGDSLFHCSECGKSFVTAESLKKHQLRHTGEKNFHCDQCGRSFSQSSHLDGHLKTHTGERPHLCSICGKSYSRAYTLKVHMRVHTGEKPYTCEKCGKCFYYSQGYQAHLTVHNKKPKLPTKPLGRPKQQLLVVNKH